DNA sequence from the Phaeobacter sp. G2 genome:
GCGAGACGGCCTTGCCGAAGAGATAGGCAGGAGCGTAGTCCCGGACGCTGCCCGAGGCGAAGAGACGGATGGTGATCGAGGCCCCGCGGTCGATGGCGGGCGGCACGGCGACCTGGACCCGAAGCGGGCGGCCCGCGTATTCTACTTTGCCGGAGACGAGCGGGTTCTTTTCAGAAACGCGGGCCTTGGCGTCGCCGACGATGGTCTGGGCCATGTTGAGGGCAGTGGTCCGGTCCACGGTCTGGACTTCGTGGCGCATGGTGGCGTCACCCGCGACCTCGAGCCAGACCTTGCCATCCGGGTTGATCGCGATCTCGACCACGTCATCGCGCCGCAGAAGGTCGCGGAACGGGTCGAGATAGCGCTCGAGGTAGGAGGCTGGCGACGCCTGATCCATCATTTCGGTGGTTCCGGTAATATTGAATCTGGTTTCGCTGCCTCTCGCCTGCGGCTCGAACGCGAAACCTGATGCTTCTTTTTCATTGTGAACCGGAACCCCCGTAAATCACCACATCCCTGTCCACGAGCACGGTGACCGAGGCGCCCTGATCGACATAGATTGTCGGCGCGATCGACACCTGGTCTGCAATGACCGATCCGACGGCATCCTGCAGGTCGCTGCCGACATCGCCAAGGACGATGCTTGTGGTTTCATTGTTGGCGCTTTCCGCCGCGACGGCCGGTGCCGCCCCGATCACGGAAATCAGTACCGCGCCGCCGAAGCGCTCGGCGAACTTGGTGTCGACCAGACCGGTGAGACCAGAGCGACCGAGTTGATCGCCACCAACGGCCGCGATTTCCATCGAGGTGCCGTCCGGGGTCAGGACGCGGGTCCAGAGGATCAGGATGCGCTTCTGGTGCATCTCAATCCCGGAGCGGTATTGGCCGAAAAGGCGGGAGCCCCGGGGGATCAGGATCCGGTCCCCGGAAAACGCCGGGACCGGCTCGGAGACGACCGCGACCACGGAGCCAGGCAGATCGCTGTTGATGGCGGTCTGAAGCGCGGCCTGGATGACGGACCCCTGGGTTAGCGTGCGCTCGGGATGGGTGAGGCGGGCGGCCTCTTGTACCTCGAGCGGTCGCGCGCTTTGCAGGAACTGCTCGTTGCCCGAGAGGACCGGCCCGCCAGTGCCAGCGGCAGCAGGATCGGCCACCGCAGCGCCACTTTGGCCACCGCGCGGTCCGTCGGCATAGACCACCGCTGGGGACTTGATCTGCGCGGTCAGAAGCTCTTCGGCGACGCGCTCGGCCTCGCGCTGACGCTGTTCCTCTTCTTGCCGACGGCGCTCTTCGAGAAGCCGCTGATCGGCGATCAGCCCCTCACGGTCGAGCTCGGCCTCGAGCCCCTCGCGCTGCGCCCGTTCGGCATCGAGCATGGCCTGCAGCCCCTCGATACGGGTCTCGGTCTGGCGCTGCAGGTTGGCCAATTCGGTTTCCTTCTCGGCGATGAGTGCTTCCAATGCCGCTTTCTGTTCGTCGAAGGCTTCGCGCAGGTCCGCGACTGCGGATTGGATTTCTGAATTGCGGGCGGCCTGGCTGGCGGCGAGGGCCTCGCGCAGCTTGGCGATCTCGGCCAACACGTCGGCGCTTGGCTCCGGGGCAGTGGCTGCGGGCACGTCGAGCGCTTCCTCGACCGCGATCAGCGCATCATTGACTCGTTGCTCGGTCTCGTCGGGCGGGAACTCCAGCCGCCCGCCGGTGCCGGGGCGGCGGTCCTGGAAGGCCTCGACATCGGAGGTCTCAAGCGCGCTATCGCCTTCCTGCAAGCCGGTGGCCAGAAAATACGCGACCCCGGCGCCGCCAAGGGCGAGGGCAGCGGCGAGCGCGCCGACCCCGAGGCTGTTGCCCCGGCGTTTGGATTTGCCGCGCTGGCTGAACTGGTCGAGACGGTCCTGCAGGTCGGGAGGGGTTTGATCGGCCATGGTCAGTTGCTCACGTAAATCGCGCTTTCGTCGCGGGCGGCGCAGATCGCCTCGTCGCCGATACGCAGCGTCCAGTAGGTGTTCACCCCGAGCACGCGGACGGTGTTGCCCTGTTGGGTCCAGTTCACCGTGCGCTCGCGGCCCTGATCGTCGGCTTTGAAGAGAGCAGGCTGACGGGCGTTTTCCGGGAAGACGAAATACGTATAGCGCCCGTCGTCATAGATATGGCTGGGGCGGAAATCCCCTTCGCCCGAGACGCGGTAGTTATAGTTGCGCGGTGCCTCGAAGCCTTTCGGCTGGGTTGCACCCGCCGCGCGGCGTTCTTCGTCGGGGTAGCGGAAGCGCACCTCGAAGAACATACCGGTGCGGTTCGGGATCGAGCCCTCGCGCAGATGGAAGGAATAGGTGCGGCGATTGGTGATCACCGTCATGTTGGTCGAGGCTTGCGCCACATGCGGTTTGATCGTCAGCACGTTGCCAAGCTCGGGGATCGGGTCGACCTGGAAGCTTTCTGTGTCGCCGACAATCACAGCCTCAAACCGCTCGCCCGCCCCGAAATGAATCGTGGTCGAATGCCGAAGATCGGTTTCGATCCGGTAGACCTGGTTCTCGTTATAGACGGCGGTGCGGATGCGGATGTCGAGCGGTCCGCCTTGGGGGGTGGCTTCCGCATTGGCGGCAACTGGAAGGGCAAGCGCTAGGAGAAGTGTGGAAAGGAGCGCGGGCAGGGATTTCATCTTGGTCAGTTCTCCAGGGTCTCGGCGTCGACGCGGTAGGAGGTCACCACGAAGCCCAAGGGGTTGGCCCAGACATCCTGAAGGCGCTGGCGGGTTTCGGGTTGGAAGTCGTAGCCGACGGTTGCGACGTAAGACCGGGTCACGGTGCGGGTGTCGCGGGGGCGGCGCAGCGTGCGGGTGAAGCGGACCTGGGCCACGCCGCGCTCGATCTGGTTCACCGACTTGATCACCACCTCGATCTTGGCGTCGCGTCCGTAGATCGTGATCGGGTAGTCTTCATTGGTCGAAGACCAGAGATCACGCAGCGTACGGGCGGCATCTCCATCCGAGCGGTCCAGCACCGAGTTGATGCGTTGCTCGCCATCGGTCAGGTCATAGGTTTCGCGGTCATCGACGTAGGCCACGAGATTGGCCTGGATGATGGCATCGCTTTCCGACAGCGTCAGGGCCTGGACGGCGGCGACCCGGTCCATCTCGCCGGTTTCCTTGTCGACCACGACCACGAAGGTTTCGGTCGTCTTGAGGGGAAAGAGGCTTGCGCCCGCGACCATGCCGGCGACACCAACTAACACGCCCGCAGCGGCGACAAACCAGGCGAAACGCTCGCGCCGCCGTGGCCCGTAGATGAAATCCGCTTCAAAAGCGTCGCGGTCTTGGCTCGCGGAAGGGGTTGCGGTTGTCTTCAAGTCAGTCGTCTTTCACATCAGGGTTTGCGGAAGGATTTGGCGGCGGAGAGGAGCGCGCCGGGGCTTTGGCGGATCATCTCGCCGGTCTTCACCACGCCCGCATTGGCCATCTGGTTCAGCTCATGCGGGGACTTGCCGGTGACGAGGCGCGAGGCGGTACCCGTGCCATACTCCCGCGTGTTCACGAATCCCTGACGTGCGAGGCCGGTCAGACCAACGGCGTTGGAGGCAATGCCCACCACGCCGGTGAGATTGGACGCGATATAGGGAACGGAAGCCATGATCCCGGCGCTGAGAATGAGGATCACGAGGAAGGGCAGGATGAGGCTGACGGTCTCGACATCGCCCGGATCGGCTGACGCATCCCCGATGGCTTCTGCTATGGCGACAATGATGCCAGCGGCCCCGGCGGCGGCGACGGGCATCAGCGCATAGCCGATGGTGGCGCGGGTCCAGGCCTCGAAGAGGGACTGGGTTGGCTTGAAAAGCGAGGTCACGATCATGAAAGGCGCGATCACGATCATCAGTGCGAAAACGATGCGGGCGAAGGCGATGATCCCGGCGGTGACGGCGGCGAAGACGGCGGAGAGGACGAAGAAGATCGCGCCGAGGACCGCGCCAAAGACCCAGCCTGCGCGGTCGCCGATCGTGTCGCCATAAGCGGTGATGCGGGCGACCATGTTGTCGAGGCTCTCATATACCCCGGCCTCATCGCCCGAGCCGGTAAGGGCAAGGATCGAGGCGCCGATGGAGTCGGGGACCTCCGTGACCACGCCATATATGACACTGAAATTGTCCCAGCTCTGCGCGAATATCCCAACCAGCGCCACTTTTATCCCGAAGGCAAAGCCCGTGCCGAAAGGCAGGGGGCGCAGTTGCATGACCGCGTTGATCCCGAGAAGCACGACAAGGAGGGTCGCACCTGCCGAGATGACATTGCCGACCGAGGCCGCGGAAGAAACAAAGCCGTCCTGTGCTACGGTGTTCACCGCGGCGTCGACCTGCCCGAGAATGTCCCGAATAACGCCCATTTACTCTTCACAGACCTCCGCAATCTGGGCTTCCAGCGCATCGGCCTTGGCGTAGAGGTCCAGCACCTTGAACGGCAGGCGCGGGTTGTCTGAGGTCTGGAACCGGGGCAGAGCGCCCAAAGCCTGATCCCAGATGAACTGGTCGAGCAGGCAAGTGCAGGTTTCTGAGGCGAGTGCCTCTTCGGCAATCAGGATACGCAGGATCGCGCGGTAGCCATTGCGCAGGTAAGCGGTTTCGGCGAGGTCTGCGGGCGGTTTCGGAACACGACATTCATCGGCTTCGTCCCGTTCGATGACCATCGAGGTGAAGGGCCGATCCTGACCTGATGCCGCGTCGGGGCGGAGGAGGAGAGCGACCGGGATAACAAGTGAAAGGCCGAGAAGTCCGGCTTCCATCACAGTGAAGCGGCTTGGGATGCGTTTGGAAGTCTTCATGGATCCACCGCCATCGAGCGGAACTTGCGCTCATCTGCAAGGGTCGCGGCATCGACAACGCCGAGCTGGCCGGCGCTGACGCCTTGCGCGGCTTCCAGACGCCAGATCTGGGTCAGGATGATCCCGAGCTCGGCGGTGACGCGGGTGTTGAGATCGACGGCTGCTTTCAGCCCGTCCTGATCGTCGATGAGCCCGACCATGGTCTGGAGCCGCTCAAGGCTTTGCCCCGCCTCTGAGTGGCTTTCTTGTGCCGCGACGGAGAGCATGGCGCTGGCCCCGGCCGAGGCGGCAATCCGGTTGTCGGCGGGTTGGTCAGAGCTTGAGAGTGTCCCCAGGCGTTCCGAGGTGAAGCCGCTGCCCGACAGCACGCGCTCGACTGAGGCTGACAGTTCCGCGCCGGGATTGAAGCCGCTCAGAAAATCACCGCTGGCCAAGGATTGCGCGGTGTTGAGCGGGGCCACCAGCTTGCCACGCAGCGCTCGGAATTCCTCGACCGTGGCAAAGAGTTCGCCGAGCCCGCTGCCTTCGATCAACGAGGTCAGTTGCGCCTCGAGGTTCGTGAGTTGCGACAGCTGGGTTTCCAACTCCAGACGCATGGTGGCGAGCTGCTGCATCTGGACATTCAGGTCCTCGGCCATGTGTTCGAGCTGCGCCACGAGTTGGCCAAGCTGCGATCCATCAAAGGTCGGCACGCCTTGAGCCGAGGCGGGCGAAGAAAACCCGAGTGTGGTGACCACCGCGGCGGTCAGGAGAAGCTGTCTCATTCGGGAACTCCCATCTGCATGAAGTCGCGCTCGGCCAGCCGGTCGGCGACGAGGTGCTGCGCGTAAGCCGCCTCGCGCTGCTGGTTTGCCGCCATCAGCCGGACGCGGAGATTGAGGATGCGACCGATCTCGGCCTTGGCGTAGGTGTTGAGCTCCCAGGCCGCCTTGGCATTGGGTTGCGCATCGATCT
Encoded proteins:
- a CDS encoding type IV secretion system protein B10, with translation MADQTPPDLQDRLDQFSQRGKSKRRGNSLGVGALAAALALGGAGVAYFLATGLQEGDSALETSDVEAFQDRRPGTGGRLEFPPDETEQRVNDALIAVEEALDVPAATAPEPSADVLAEIAKLREALAASQAARNSEIQSAVADLREAFDEQKAALEALIAEKETELANLQRQTETRIEGLQAMLDAERAQREGLEAELDREGLIADQRLLEERRRQEEEQRQREAERVAEELLTAQIKSPAVVYADGPRGGQSGAAVADPAAAGTGGPVLSGNEQFLQSARPLEVQEAARLTHPERTLTQGSVIQAALQTAINSDLPGSVVAVVSEPVPAFSGDRILIPRGSRLFGQYRSGIEMHQKRILILWTRVLTPDGTSMEIAAVGGDQLGRSGLTGLVDTKFAERFGGAVLISVIGAAPAVAAESANNETTSIVLGDVGSDLQDAVGSVIADQVSIAPTIYVDQGASVTVLVDRDVVIYGGSGSQ
- a CDS encoding TrbG/VirB9 family P-type conjugative transfer protein, with translation MKSLPALLSTLLLALALPVAANAEATPQGGPLDIRIRTAVYNENQVYRIETDLRHSTTIHFGAGERFEAVIVGDTESFQVDPIPELGNVLTIKPHVAQASTNMTVITNRRTYSFHLREGSIPNRTGMFFEVRFRYPDEERRAAGATQPKGFEAPRNYNYRVSGEGDFRPSHIYDDGRYTYFVFPENARQPALFKADDQGRERTVNWTQQGNTVRVLGVNTYWTLRIGDEAICAARDESAIYVSN
- a CDS encoding type IV secretion system protein, with the translated sequence MKTTATPSASQDRDAFEADFIYGPRRRERFAWFVAAAGVLVGVAGMVAGASLFPLKTTETFVVVVDKETGEMDRVAAVQALTLSESDAIIQANLVAYVDDRETYDLTDGEQRINSVLDRSDGDAARTLRDLWSSTNEDYPITIYGRDAKIEVVIKSVNQIERGVAQVRFTRTLRRPRDTRTVTRSYVATVGYDFQPETRQRLQDVWANPLGFVVTSYRVDAETLEN
- a CDS encoding type IV secretion system protein; the protein is MGVIRDILGQVDAAVNTVAQDGFVSSAASVGNVISAGATLLVVLLGINAVMQLRPLPFGTGFAFGIKVALVGIFAQSWDNFSVIYGVVTEVPDSIGASILALTGSGDEAGVYESLDNMVARITAYGDTIGDRAGWVFGAVLGAIFFVLSAVFAAVTAGIIAFARIVFALMIVIAPFMIVTSLFKPTQSLFEAWTRATIGYALMPVAAAGAAGIIVAIAEAIGDASADPGDVETVSLILPFLVILILSAGIMASVPYIASNLTGVVGIASNAVGLTGLARQGFVNTREYGTGTASRLVTGKSPHELNQMANAGVVKTGEMIRQSPGALLSAAKSFRKP
- a CDS encoding type IV secretion system protein, with protein sequence MRQLLLTAAVVTTLGFSSPASAQGVPTFDGSQLGQLVAQLEHMAEDLNVQMQQLATMRLELETQLSQLTNLEAQLTSLIEGSGLGELFATVEEFRALRGKLVAPLNTAQSLASGDFLSGFNPGAELSASVERVLSGSGFTSERLGTLSSSDQPADNRIAASAGASAMLSVAAQESHSEAGQSLERLQTMVGLIDDQDGLKAAVDLNTRVTAELGIILTQIWRLEAAQGVSAGQLGVVDAATLADERKFRSMAVDP